The Peribacillus simplex genome contains a region encoding:
- the argH gene encoding argininosuccinate lyase, producing MSRLEEFIKNEGSVFPGKTYARELLMPVFNDQRDYLFHAMFDIHRAHVIMLSEQKIIKEEEAKTMLDGIRKVAQTDLKQLTYQPQFEDLFFMMEAKIGEEIGHELAGKIHIGRSRNDMGVAMYRLVLRGHMLQLIGYANHLSEAFLVQAEKHTETYITGYTHTQPAQPTTIGHYFLAIYDVLQRDIGRLWAAYETVNQSPLGAAALTTTGFPISRNRTAELLGFDSVIENSYDSIGGADYLLETATAIMTCMVNTGRWIQDFLQHVTREFGTFHVADPYVQVSSIMPQKRNPVSIEHSRSIASSAYGDALAAMNMIHNTPFGDIVDTEDDLQPHLYRAFSNAGRVMKLMYAVISTLKVNEEHTKKMAAKSSITVTELADTLSRDYEISFRKAHSIASHIAKRSSGEGKELYDWDTQDINKIINEFVAVNLTEDEWKKIISPEYFVEIRSIQGGPSPKEVTRMIVNRKRKLEQQLHEYKKMVKALNDGRKALVDY from the coding sequence ATGAGCAGGCTTGAAGAATTTATCAAAAATGAAGGTAGTGTCTTTCCCGGAAAAACATATGCTAGAGAGCTTCTGATGCCTGTTTTTAATGATCAAAGAGATTACTTATTTCATGCAATGTTCGATATTCATCGGGCGCATGTCATCATGCTTTCGGAACAAAAGATCATTAAAGAAGAAGAGGCGAAAACCATGCTTGATGGGATTCGGAAAGTGGCCCAAACAGATCTTAAGCAGTTGACCTATCAGCCCCAATTCGAAGACTTATTTTTCATGATGGAGGCAAAGATAGGTGAGGAAATTGGTCATGAACTTGCAGGAAAGATTCATATCGGCCGCAGTCGTAATGATATGGGAGTCGCGATGTACCGGCTTGTTTTGAGAGGCCATATGCTCCAATTGATTGGCTATGCAAACCATTTGAGTGAGGCATTCCTGGTGCAGGCTGAAAAACATACAGAAACCTATATAACTGGTTACACGCATACCCAACCGGCTCAGCCGACTACGATAGGACATTACTTTTTAGCCATTTATGATGTGCTTCAAAGGGATATTGGCCGGTTATGGGCAGCCTATGAAACGGTTAACCAATCGCCTTTGGGAGCTGCCGCGTTAACGACCACCGGTTTTCCGATCAGCCGGAACCGTACTGCTGAACTGCTTGGGTTTGATTCGGTGATCGAGAATTCCTATGACTCGATAGGCGGGGCGGATTATTTATTGGAAACCGCAACGGCCATCATGACGTGCATGGTCAATACAGGGAGATGGATTCAGGATTTCCTGCAGCATGTGACAAGGGAGTTTGGTACATTTCATGTGGCCGATCCTTATGTTCAAGTGAGCAGCATCATGCCGCAAAAAAGAAATCCAGTTTCCATTGAACACTCCCGTTCGATTGCTAGCAGTGCATATGGTGATGCACTCGCTGCAATGAATATGATCCACAATACGCCATTTGGTGATATCGTCGATACGGAAGATGATTTACAGCCGCATTTATATCGGGCATTTTCGAATGCAGGACGTGTCATGAAACTCATGTATGCCGTCATATCGACTTTGAAAGTAAATGAAGAACATACAAAGAAAATGGCCGCAAAATCCAGTATAACGGTTACTGAATTAGCGGATACCCTATCAAGAGATTACGAGATATCATTTAGAAAAGCTCATTCCATCGCCAGTCATATTGCAAAACGGTCGAGTGGTGAAGGGAAGGAGCTTTATGATTGGGACACACAAGACATCAATAAGATCATCAATGAATTTGTTGCAGTGAATTTAACTGAAGACGAATGGAAAAAGATCATCTCTCCCGAATACTTTGTGGAGATTAGAAGCATCCAAGGCGGGCCCAGCCCGAAAGAGGTTACGAGGATGATCGTAAATAGAAAACGAAAACTGGAACAACAGCTGCATGAATATAAGAAAATGGTCAAAGCGTTGAATGATGGCAGGAAGGCTTTAGTGGATTACTGA
- a CDS encoding sodium:solute symporter family protein, with the protein MNIALLIILAFLLLSIFLGIRSSKGKDMDLEQWTVGGRGFGAIFVFLLMAGEIYTTFSFLGGSGWAYGKGAPALYVLIYITLSYVLSYWLLPEIWKYAKENKLMSQSDFFVSKYKSPSLGILAALVGVVSMIPVIVVQLKGLGIIVSEASYGAISMSEAVWLGAVSLTIYVMISGIHGSVWTAVIKDIMMVAIIGFLGIYLPIHYFGGFQPMFEAIDTAKPGFLKFPDQGLSVSWFISTVILLVFGFYMWPQVFSAVYSARSGKVFRKNAIISPLYTLMLLFVFFVGFTAILKVPGLVGADADLSLLRLSIETFDPWFIGIIGGAGLLTALVPGSMLLMSVATLLAKNVYKEFTPAVSDRHVVRLAKFLVPVIALIAVYFTLNGGETMSALILMGYSLITQLFPSLLFSLKKNNPINKYGAIAGIITGLFIVICITLSSSTIGTLFPTLPQAAKDLNVGIIALAVNFIVMITVSLAFRKHAVQLEPKSVNDI; encoded by the coding sequence ATGAATATTGCTCTCTTAATCATTTTAGCATTTTTACTTCTATCGATATTTTTAGGGATACGCTCTTCAAAAGGAAAAGATATGGACTTGGAACAATGGACGGTGGGCGGACGTGGTTTTGGTGCGATTTTCGTCTTTCTGCTGATGGCCGGGGAAATCTATACGACCTTCTCTTTCCTTGGCGGCAGCGGCTGGGCATATGGCAAGGGCGCACCCGCTCTATATGTTCTAATTTACATTACTTTGTCTTATGTATTATCCTATTGGCTCCTTCCGGAAATATGGAAATATGCCAAAGAAAATAAACTGATGTCTCAATCCGATTTCTTTGTGAGCAAATATAAGAGTCCCAGTTTAGGAATTTTGGCTGCACTTGTCGGTGTGGTGTCGATGATTCCAGTGATCGTCGTGCAGCTGAAAGGATTGGGAATCATTGTCTCTGAAGCATCTTATGGTGCCATCTCAATGTCCGAGGCAGTTTGGCTGGGGGCGGTCAGCCTGACCATTTATGTGATGATCTCCGGTATACACGGTTCAGTTTGGACAGCGGTCATTAAAGATATCATGATGGTCGCCATAATAGGATTTTTGGGGATTTATCTGCCGATCCATTACTTTGGCGGATTCCAGCCGATGTTTGAAGCGATTGATACGGCCAAGCCTGGTTTTCTAAAGTTCCCTGATCAGGGACTTAGCGTATCATGGTTTATCTCCACGGTAATATTGCTCGTATTCGGTTTCTATATGTGGCCACAAGTTTTCAGCGCTGTCTATTCAGCACGCAGCGGCAAGGTATTTCGAAAAAACGCCATCATCAGCCCTTTATATACACTCATGCTGTTATTCGTCTTTTTCGTTGGGTTTACAGCTATATTGAAAGTGCCCGGACTCGTTGGGGCAGATGCAGACCTCTCATTGCTGCGCCTTTCTATCGAGACCTTTGATCCATGGTTTATAGGTATAATCGGCGGAGCTGGATTGTTGACCGCATTGGTGCCGGGATCCATGCTTTTGATGAGCGTCGCTACACTGCTCGCGAAAAACGTCTATAAGGAATTTACACCTGCAGTATCCGATCGTCACGTTGTACGATTGGCAAAGTTCCTTGTTCCCGTCATTGCCCTTATTGCCGTCTACTTCACCTTAAACGGCGGCGAAACGATGTCGGCATTAATTCTTATGGGATACAGTCTCATCACACAGCTATTCCCGTCCCTGCTCTTTAGTCTGAAGAAGAATAATCCCATCAATAAATATGGCGCAATCGCCGGCATCATCACCGGATTATTCATTGTAATCTGCATTACACTCAGTTCTTCAACTATAGGAACCTTGTTTCCAACCTTGCCTCAAGCCGCGAAAGATTTGAATGTGGGAATCATCGCCTTGGCGGTCAATTTCATTGTGATGATCACGGTAAGTCTTGCTTTCAGAAAGCACGCGGTTCAGTTGGAACCAAAATCCGTTAACGATATATGA
- a CDS encoding DUF3311 domain-containing protein: MKIIYILTLVPFIGILGFLPFVNKIEPYVLGMPFNMFWMAMWVVLTSAILGIMYKLDPRNREGDQE, translated from the coding sequence ATGAAGATAATATATATCCTTACTCTAGTTCCTTTTATAGGCATACTAGGATTTCTACCTTTTGTTAATAAAATAGAACCATACGTATTAGGGATGCCTTTCAATATGTTCTGGATGGCTATGTGGGTGGTCCTTACCTCTGCCATATTGGGCATCATGTATAAGCTGGATCCCAGGAATCGGGAAGGTGACCAGGAATGA
- a CDS encoding amino acid permease, protein MAKQELKRDLKNRHVQLIAIGGTIGTGLFLGSGKAIQLAGPSIIFSYLIIGIALFFVMRALGELLLSNAGYASFTEFATEYIGPWAGFVTGWTYWFCWIMTAMADIIAVGVYIQYWFDIPQWIPALICLVILLGLNLLTVKLFGELEFWFAIIKVITIIALIIAGIILLIIGFNTNTGTVSVTNLWNHGGMFPNGISGFLLSLQLVVFSFVGVELVGVSAAETANPRKNIPSAINKIPVRILLFYVGALFVILCVNPWTQLDATSSPFVEVFALIGIPVAAGIINFVVLTSAASACNSGLFSTSRILYTLSRNGEAPAKLEKLNKQAVPSNALLTSTIVVSIGALLSKLIPEQAFTVVTTISAICFIWVWSIILISHIKYSKTRPDLRAESTFKAPFTPFVNYAILGLFLFILIVMLFAEATRLSLLLTPIWFILLVILYNYRKKYS, encoded by the coding sequence TTGGCTAAACAGGAATTAAAAAGAGATTTAAAAAATCGTCATGTACAACTGATTGCAATAGGAGGAACCATTGGCACCGGTTTATTTTTAGGATCCGGAAAAGCCATACAATTGGCTGGACCTTCCATTATATTCTCCTATCTGATAATAGGGATTGCCTTGTTTTTTGTGATGAGGGCGCTGGGCGAATTGCTATTATCCAATGCAGGTTATGCATCATTCACTGAATTTGCAACCGAATATATCGGCCCATGGGCTGGATTCGTGACAGGTTGGACATATTGGTTCTGTTGGATCATGACCGCAATGGCCGATATCATAGCTGTCGGTGTCTATATACAATATTGGTTCGATATCCCTCAATGGATTCCGGCTCTAATATGCCTAGTCATTCTGTTAGGTTTGAACCTATTGACCGTTAAGTTATTTGGCGAATTGGAATTCTGGTTTGCCATCATTAAAGTGATCACGATCATTGCCTTGATCATCGCAGGAATCATTCTTTTGATCATCGGCTTCAATACCAATACCGGAACGGTTTCCGTAACGAACCTATGGAATCATGGGGGCATGTTCCCCAATGGCATTTCCGGATTCCTATTATCTTTACAGTTGGTCGTCTTCTCATTTGTCGGTGTCGAATTGGTCGGGGTTTCCGCAGCGGAAACGGCGAACCCGAGAAAGAACATTCCCTCTGCCATCAATAAAATCCCTGTCAGGATTTTACTTTTCTATGTTGGTGCCCTATTCGTCATTCTCTGTGTCAACCCATGGACACAACTTGACGCCACGAGCAGCCCATTTGTAGAGGTCTTTGCGTTAATCGGCATTCCCGTCGCTGCAGGAATCATCAACTTCGTCGTGTTGACATCAGCTGCTTCTGCATGCAACAGCGGTTTATTTTCAACAAGCCGGATACTCTATACGTTAAGCAGGAATGGCGAAGCCCCTGCTAAACTGGAAAAATTAAATAAACAGGCTGTTCCAAGCAATGCCTTATTAACATCCACAATCGTTGTATCAATTGGTGCATTATTAAGCAAGCTGATACCGGAACAGGCATTTACCGTAGTGACGACCATCAGTGCCATCTGTTTCATTTGGGTATGGAGCATAATCTTGATCTCCCATATCAAATATTCGAAAACAAGGCCTGATCTAAGAGCCGAATCAACTTTCAAGGCACCTTTTACACCCTTTGTCAATTACGCCATTTTAGGATTATTCCTCTTCATCCTTATTGTAATGCTATTCGCTGAAGCTACACGACTATCACTGCTCTTGACCCCGATCTGGTTCATACTCTTGGTGATACTTTATAACTATCGGAAAAAATATAGCTAA
- a CDS encoding amino acid permease — protein MSNKELKRGLESRHIQMIALGGTIGVGLFMGSASTIKWTGPSVMLAYAIAGIFIFFIMRSMGEMLYLEPTTGSFATFASSYIHPLAGYMTAWSNWFQWVIVGMSEIIAVGLYMQYWFPELPAWIPGVVAMIILGAANLISVKSFGEFEFWFALIKIITIILMIIAGLGLIFFGIGNGGDAIGLSNLWANGGFFTGGWTGFFFALSLVVASYQGVELIGITAGEAKNPTKTVTKAIQSIIWRILIFYIGAIFVIVTVFPWDQLDDLGSPFVSTFAKIGITAAAGIINFVVITAAMSGCNSGIFSAGRMLYTLALNGQAPKAFAKVSKNGVPAYCTIAVLLGLGIGVILNYLAPPQLFLYVYSASVLPGMIPWFVLLISELKFRKVNAAEMEKHPFKMPLAPFSNYATIAFLLMVLVGMWINPSTRISLVVGIVFLALVIASYYILKMDKRTPLDVKSDDEIS, from the coding sequence ATGTCGAACAAGGAATTAAAGAGAGGGCTGGAATCTAGACATATTCAAATGATAGCTTTGGGCGGAACCATCGGGGTCGGGTTATTCATGGGTTCTGCGAGCACGATCAAATGGACCGGGCCCTCTGTTATGCTTGCTTATGCAATCGCAGGTATTTTTATATTTTTCATCATGCGTTCCATGGGTGAGATGCTATATTTAGAACCGACTACAGGTTCTTTTGCAACCTTTGCAAGCAGCTATATACATCCCTTGGCGGGTTATATGACTGCTTGGAGCAATTGGTTTCAATGGGTAATCGTCGGAATGTCCGAAATCATCGCGGTTGGGCTGTATATGCAATATTGGTTCCCGGAGTTACCTGCTTGGATACCAGGTGTGGTCGCCATGATCATCTTGGGGGCGGCAAACCTCATTTCCGTTAAATCCTTCGGGGAATTTGAATTTTGGTTTGCGCTTATAAAAATCATAACGATTATATTGATGATCATTGCCGGCCTTGGCCTTATCTTCTTTGGAATAGGAAATGGCGGGGATGCAATTGGATTATCGAATCTTTGGGCAAATGGCGGCTTCTTTACGGGAGGCTGGACAGGGTTCTTCTTCGCGCTTTCCCTTGTCGTGGCTTCCTATCAAGGCGTTGAGCTTATCGGCATAACAGCCGGAGAAGCGAAGAATCCAACGAAAACCGTAACAAAGGCGATCCAATCAATCATATGGCGCATATTAATTTTCTACATTGGTGCCATATTCGTCATCGTGACAGTCTTCCCTTGGGATCAACTGGATGACTTAGGCAGTCCATTTGTTTCAACCTTTGCCAAAATAGGTATCACTGCAGCGGCAGGCATCATTAATTTTGTCGTAATCACTGCAGCAATGTCTGGATGCAACAGTGGGATTTTCAGTGCAGGACGTATGCTTTACACACTGGCATTGAATGGCCAAGCTCCGAAAGCCTTCGCTAAAGTATCTAAAAATGGAGTGCCGGCATATTGCACGATCGCTGTACTTTTAGGATTGGGCATCGGGGTTATCCTGAATTACCTTGCACCGCCGCAATTATTCCTTTATGTGTACAGTGCGAGTGTATTGCCTGGGATGATTCCATGGTTTGTCTTACTTATCAGTGAGCTTAAATTCAGAAAGGTGAATGCTGCTGAAATGGAGAAGCATCCTTTCAAAATGCCGTTGGCCCCTTTCAGTAACTATGCGACAATTGCCTTCTTACTGATGGTGCTGGTCGGTATGTGGATCAATCCTAGTACAAGGATTTCCTTGGTTGTCGGGATCGTTTTCCTAGCCTTGGTCATAGCAAGTTATTACATCCTGAAAATGGATAAACGAACACCATTGGATGTTAAATCCGATGATGAGATTTCTTGA
- a CDS encoding FAD-binding oxidoreductase: MERTKLTGRIVTPNDAEYEHARINNNLSFAKFPKVIVFCQNSNDVLNSLKWARENHVPFRVRSGRHSYENFSLVNGGQIIDISEMYNIKVNREKMIAKIEAGADLGRVYNTLWNYGTTIPAGTESSVGVVGLTLGGGIGMLTRHFGLTCDNLLELEMVRACGKRGAKLIKANREINSDLFWACCGGGGGNFGIVTSLTFRVHPVSRVSIFSVTWEWEDFEAVFEAWQDWAPQADECLTSEIEFKAKEANEIIAQGEFVGTAHRLKQLLKPMTKTGSPINVMIEEVPYIEAVRFFDYPAGNQPAYRKRSGSFIEKTFSQQAIMTMKHFLENAPNENAAIWHQSLGGVAGLKDPKETAFYYRDAIIAQEYQATWANPEEERLNIRWIKDLKRALSPFTTGDYVNWPDTLIKDWPTAYYGENFKRLREVKTRYDPYNAFKFPQSIPPLNKWG; this comes from the coding sequence TTGGAAAGAACAAAGCTTACCGGGCGTATCGTTACACCTAATGATGCTGAGTATGAGCATGCCAGGATAAATAATAATTTAAGTTTTGCTAAATTCCCAAAGGTTATTGTGTTTTGTCAAAATTCGAATGATGTGTTGAATTCATTGAAATGGGCCCGGGAAAATCATGTACCTTTCCGGGTTAGGAGCGGCAGGCATAGTTATGAAAATTTTTCATTAGTGAATGGCGGTCAAATCATTGATATTAGTGAAATGTACAATATCAAGGTCAATCGTGAGAAGATGATCGCAAAAATTGAAGCCGGAGCTGATTTAGGGCGGGTATATAATACGTTATGGAACTATGGCACGACGATTCCGGCAGGGACCGAAAGCAGTGTTGGTGTTGTAGGTCTTACGCTCGGCGGTGGAATAGGTATGTTAACGAGGCACTTTGGACTTACTTGTGATAATCTTCTTGAATTAGAAATGGTAAGGGCGTGTGGAAAGAGGGGCGCCAAACTCATTAAAGCAAATAGGGAAATCAATAGTGATTTATTTTGGGCATGCTGCGGGGGAGGAGGGGGAAACTTTGGCATAGTCACTTCTCTTACTTTCAGGGTACACCCCGTATCAAGGGTATCCATTTTCTCCGTCACATGGGAATGGGAAGATTTTGAAGCGGTGTTTGAAGCCTGGCAGGATTGGGCCCCTCAAGCTGATGAATGCTTAACTTCTGAAATAGAATTCAAGGCAAAGGAAGCGAACGAAATTATTGCTCAAGGTGAATTTGTTGGAACGGCACATAGATTGAAGCAGCTATTAAAGCCTATGACAAAAACTGGTTCACCAATAAATGTCATGATAGAGGAAGTCCCATACATTGAAGCAGTAAGGTTCTTTGATTATCCGGCTGGGAATCAACCGGCGTATCGAAAGAGGTCAGGATCTTTCATTGAAAAAACTTTTTCACAGCAAGCCATCATGACCATGAAACATTTTTTGGAGAATGCTCCAAATGAAAATGCAGCCATTTGGCACCAATCCTTGGGAGGAGTTGCGGGCCTTAAAGATCCAAAGGAGACAGCTTTTTATTATCGCGATGCCATCATCGCCCAGGAGTATCAGGCAACATGGGCCAATCCAGAAGAAGAACGGCTAAACATTCGTTGGATCAAGGACCTGAAGCGCGCCTTGTCGCCATTCACTACTGGTGACTACGTGAATTGGCCGGATACTCTCATCAAAGATTGGCCAACTGCGTACTATGGAGAAAATTTTAAACGGCTTCGGGAAGTGAAAACGAGGTATGATCCATACAATGCGTTTAAGTTCCCTCAAAGCATACCGCCATTAAATAAGTGGGGTTGA
- a CDS encoding LysR family transcriptional regulator, whose amino-acid sequence MNIDHIEAFMYVVHLNSFHKAAEAMFLSQPTVSARIKTLESELDSVLFERQGRGIILTEKGKAFIPFADQIIRTFHQGKKQLKTGSELEEITIGANIITSQYFIPYALPLWKKENPNLRFKFISATNDALMEKLLQKQVDIAFMKDVTHSGLQNYKTLDNSIRLVVYPGHPFQLQTELTVQELAMEPLVFFECGAFDWNHVHKIFEVSNVEPRIEFQVDHLEVAKSLILSRSCIGFLPYLCIKKELEQGTLVEVDVSHLIKIKQHIYLTHLNHGMEAPLLWKDILFSIRKFEKNHQKLQIQSN is encoded by the coding sequence ATGAATATTGATCATATTGAAGCTTTTATGTATGTTGTTCACCTTAATAGTTTTCATAAGGCCGCAGAGGCAATGTTTTTATCACAGCCAACGGTTTCGGCAAGAATTAAGACGCTTGAAAGTGAACTCGATTCAGTACTATTTGAGAGGCAAGGGAGAGGGATTATTTTAACTGAAAAAGGGAAAGCCTTCATTCCATTTGCGGATCAAATTATTCGTACCTTTCACCAGGGGAAAAAGCAGTTGAAAACAGGAAGCGAACTGGAGGAAATAACGATAGGGGCTAATATCATTACATCGCAATACTTTATTCCATATGCTCTTCCTCTATGGAAAAAGGAAAACCCTAATTTACGCTTTAAATTTATTTCAGCAACAAATGATGCATTAATGGAAAAATTGCTTCAGAAACAGGTCGATATAGCCTTTATGAAGGATGTTACACATAGTGGTCTGCAAAATTACAAAACCCTTGATAATTCGATTCGTTTAGTGGTGTATCCAGGACATCCATTTCAACTTCAAACTGAGCTAACAGTTCAGGAACTAGCAATGGAGCCGTTGGTATTTTTCGAGTGTGGTGCGTTTGACTGGAACCACGTTCATAAAATTTTTGAAGTATCTAATGTTGAGCCGCGCATTGAATTTCAGGTTGATCACCTGGAAGTGGCGAAATCGCTAATTCTTAGCAGAAGCTGTATCGGATTTTTACCGTACTTATGTATTAAAAAAGAGTTAGAACAGGGAACTTTGGTTGAAGTGGATGTGTCACATTTAATCAAGATAAAGCAGCACATCTATCTGACGCATTTAAATCACGGGATGGAAGCCCCCTTATTATGGAAAGACATTCTTTTTTCAATTCGGAAATTTGAGAAAAACCATCAGAAATTACAGATACAATCGAATTGA
- a CDS encoding LLM class flavin-dependent oxidoreductase: protein MSYKLGILDQSPIFPGASAFDALQQTINLARHAEEWGYTRFWVSEHHHAEQLAGSSPEVLISYLLAQTKSIRVGSGGVMLQHYSPYKVAENFHVLSNLSPGRVDLGIGKAPGGLPLSTKALQFGTVNDGKDFEERLSFLQKIIENSINETHPLAGIQATPLPSENPKMFLLGASAGSARLAADLGISYVFARFINSNETVLEDAARIYQSIYPTGSFKVSVSVIAAPSQLEAEQLTGDQKIVKVHLKSGRSVTVQTLAQAELFGKQSGEPYEIEEQDSNIIAGTPSYVKEVLANLHEKYGVDEFILHSPILKEAERFRSFRLLSPLQLAISEEKHVTSQN, encoded by the coding sequence ATGAGTTATAAGCTTGGCATTTTAGACCAAAGCCCGATATTTCCAGGAGCTTCAGCATTTGATGCACTACAGCAAACCATTAATCTGGCTAGACATGCAGAAGAGTGGGGTTATACCCGTTTCTGGGTATCGGAACATCATCATGCCGAACAGCTGGCGGGGTCCTCCCCGGAAGTATTGATTTCTTATTTATTAGCCCAGACAAAATCGATTCGGGTAGGGTCCGGAGGTGTTATGCTTCAGCATTATAGTCCATATAAAGTGGCGGAAAACTTTCACGTGTTATCGAATCTTTCGCCAGGCAGGGTAGACCTTGGCATCGGAAAGGCACCAGGTGGTCTCCCCTTATCAACGAAGGCGCTACAGTTTGGAACTGTGAATGATGGAAAAGATTTCGAAGAGCGGTTATCTTTCCTGCAGAAAATAATTGAAAATTCAATTAATGAAACTCACCCGCTTGCAGGCATTCAAGCGACACCACTCCCTTCGGAAAATCCTAAGATGTTTTTGCTTGGTGCTAGTGCCGGCAGTGCCAGGCTAGCAGCCGATCTTGGGATATCTTATGTATTTGCTCGATTTATCAACAGTAATGAGACTGTACTTGAAGATGCTGCACGCATTTACCAAAGTATCTATCCGACTGGGAGCTTTAAGGTATCGGTTTCAGTGATTGCTGCTCCTTCACAACTAGAAGCGGAACAGTTAACAGGTGATCAGAAGATCGTGAAAGTTCATCTCAAAAGCGGTCGTTCTGTCACGGTCCAAACACTAGCGCAAGCAGAGTTATTCGGGAAGCAGTCTGGGGAGCCTTACGAAATAGAAGAACAGGATTCCAATATTATTGCTGGAACTCCTTCTTATGTAAAAGAAGTCTTAGCAAATTTACATGAAAAGTACGGGGTGGATGAGTTTATCCTGCATTCGCCGATTTTAAAGGAAGCCGAAAGGTTCAGATCTTTTCGATTGTTGAGTCCACTTCAATTAGCCATATCTGAAGAGAAACACGTTACGAGCCAAAATTAA
- a CDS encoding LLM class flavin-dependent oxidoreductase, whose amino-acid sequence MTEQRKLKLGALIHGVGGSISGWRHPDIQADASVSLEYYKEQAQKAEEGKFDLLFIADGLFINEKSIPHFLNRFEPITILSALAAFTSRIGLVGTVSTSYSEPFTVARQFASLDHISQGRGGWNLVTTPLESTALNYNKTIEEHPDHAKRYRIASEYIQVTKGLWDSWEDDAFTRDKESGEFFDPSKMHQLKHKGEFFSVQGPLNIARSKQGRPVVFQAGSSEAGKNFAAKEADAIFTGQPTLEDAKIFYQDVKNRAIAFGRNPDEIVILPGIAPIIGATEEEAEHKYQELANLVSIDKALDYLGRYFDHHDFSQYELDAPFPNLGDIGKNSFRSTTDRIKQEAKEKQLTLRQVALKEATPRTSFIGTPEKVAHLIQQWFEEKGADGFIFSSSVPNALSDFVDDVVPILQKRGIYRTEYEAETLRGNLGLPFPENRYAKESINQ is encoded by the coding sequence ATGACTGAGCAGAGAAAGTTGAAGCTTGGAGCGCTTATTCATGGAGTTGGAGGGAGTATATCCGGTTGGAGACATCCAGACATTCAAGCAGATGCCAGTGTTAGTCTTGAATATTATAAGGAGCAGGCCCAGAAGGCTGAAGAGGGAAAGTTCGATTTACTTTTCATTGCTGACGGATTGTTTATCAATGAGAAGTCAATTCCGCATTTTTTAAATCGATTTGAACCAATTACCATTTTATCCGCACTCGCTGCTTTCACATCAAGAATAGGGCTTGTCGGAACAGTTTCCACCTCATACAGTGAGCCATTTACAGTAGCTCGGCAATTTGCTTCACTTGATCACATTAGTCAAGGTCGTGGAGGATGGAACCTTGTTACTACCCCTCTTGAGAGTACTGCCTTGAACTATAACAAAACGATTGAAGAACACCCTGATCATGCCAAACGCTATCGGATAGCATCAGAATATATACAAGTCACCAAAGGACTTTGGGATTCATGGGAGGATGACGCGTTTACTCGGGATAAAGAATCCGGTGAGTTTTTTGATCCTTCTAAAATGCATCAATTAAAGCATAAAGGAGAATTTTTCTCCGTGCAAGGACCACTCAACATTGCCAGATCTAAACAGGGGAGACCTGTCGTTTTTCAAGCTGGTTCATCAGAAGCTGGCAAAAATTTTGCGGCTAAAGAAGCGGATGCAATTTTTACAGGTCAACCAACATTGGAAGATGCAAAGATATTTTATCAAGATGTAAAAAACAGGGCTATTGCATTCGGGAGAAATCCTGATGAAATTGTAATTCTGCCAGGTATCGCGCCAATCATTGGTGCAACTGAGGAAGAGGCGGAGCACAAATATCAAGAACTAGCTAACCTAGTTTCTATAGATAAGGCGCTTGACTATTTGGGGCGTTACTTCGATCATCATGATTTTTCCCAATATGAACTGGATGCACCTTTCCCAAATCTCGGAGACATCGGAAAAAACAGTTTCAGAAGTACGACTGATCGAATTAAACAGGAAGCGAAGGAGAAACAGCTAACGCTCCGTCAAGTTGCACTTAAAGAGGCTACACCCCGGACTTCTTTCATTGGAACCCCAGAGAAAGTGGCGCATTTGATTCAGCAATGGTTTGAAGAGAAGGGGGCGGACGGATTTATCTTTTCTTCAAGTGTTCCAAATGCTTTAAGTGACTTTGTAGACGATGTGGTCCCTATCCTTCAAAAAAGGGGAATATATCGTACAGAATATGAAGCAGAAACCTTAAGAGGCAACTTGGGGCTTCCATTCCCGGAAAATCGTTATGCGAAGGAAAGCATTAATCAATGA
- a CDS encoding glutaredoxin family protein: protein MGEALSVVVWSKQGCHYCEEVKQYLKEKEIAYQTVDVTNHDDRRDILEIKYGVRHVPIIEIGRGSVYESVTEIGIPHLEKVLKRVQ from the coding sequence ATGGGAGAAGCGCTATCTGTCGTCGTTTGGTCAAAACAAGGATGTCACTATTGCGAGGAGGTTAAACAATACTTAAAAGAAAAGGAGATCGCTTATCAAACGGTGGATGTTACCAATCATGATGATCGGCGAGATATTTTAGAAATCAAATATGGGGTTCGGCATGTGCCCATTATTGAAATTGGGCGAGGCAGCGTATATGAGAGCGTTACGGAAATTGGAATTCCTCATCTTGAAAAAGTACTTAAACGTGTACAATAA